In Nissabacter sp. SGAir0207, the sequence ATTTGCGTGGTAATCGAAACGCTGGCGATAACGCCATCATCAATCAACCATTGCAGCGCCTCTTTGGCATAGCTGACGGCGCTGTTGGCGACAGTGGTGGAAAGTTTCGAGCGGCGTAACAGCCAGATGCGCGAGCCGATTGGGTAATCAGCGCCAGCATCTCCCCACCAACCTTTGCGATCGTCACCGTCAAAGTTGTCGTCCTCACGCGCCTGGCGGTCTGTAAACAGACTGATGTAAATGGCTGTCTCCAGATCGTCGCCGGCTGTCAGGCCGCCCGCGTCCTGCTGCCAGTCGCCGCGGCCGGCACCAGCATCCCAGAGGGTTTTAATGTCGCTCATCAGACCGTTGCCCCCGGTGCTTGCGACGTAACAGAGCCGCCACCCGTCTCTACGCCCTTCACAATGTGCGTGTGGCTGTCGTAGGCGTCACGCAGCTGCTTCACCGTGGCGCTGTTGCTGCCGCTGTTGTCTGTGATATTGCCCGTGGCGATGACATCGCCATTGACCTGTAATTTCGGTGTGTTCATCACTACGCTATCGGTCGCATTAATGGTGACTAGGGTGGCATTCGAGACCGTAACCGGCTGGCCGTTGGCCTCTACCTCGATGCCGGTGGCAGTCAGCTTGATAAACTGAGCGGTCTCGTTATAAACAACGGATTCCCCAGCTTGCAGGCCAGTATGGCGAGATGCTTTGTGGTTGGTGCCAATAATCACCTGGCTGGAACGGTCACCGCCGAGGCTCAGAACCACAACATCGCTGCCGATCGGGGGCGCAGAGGAAAACCCAAATTCGGCCATGCGCGGGGTGCCTCCGCGCACGTCCAACGGGGTGCGGTATTGCAGGATTTGGATCACGCCGTCGTCATTCATTCCCGTGACGCGACCGATCCCCAACAGCATTTTTAGCTGCCGGTAAAGACGAGGGAAATCCATCAGGTAAATTCTCTGTAATCGGCGTAGAACTGGTAAGGTTCAACGCTAAATGCGGCGGGCGGCATCAGGACCATTTCGGCTACCGTGCCCTGCTCATCTTTGCAGAACGTCACCTCTCCCAGCAGCCAGAGTTCGTCATCCAGCCCAAACACGGGCAGCGAAATCGGGATCAGCGTGTTTGGCTCCCATAGCTTCCCAGCGCTGTCGCGCCAGCTATCCACCGTTACCCGTAGGCGCTTGGCACGCCCATAGCGGCGGTTCATCTCCCAGTCAATGCACTGCTGGGCCTTGTCGCTGGCCAGCATGGTGCTTTCCACAATCACGGTGCGGTTCCGGTAGCGCATCGCGCCGGCCTCGGGATCCGTCGCGGAGGCCACAGCTACAGACTCATAGCCGGCATCGCCTCCCAGCTCATTAATGGGGTTCACGCTCATCGACACACCGGTATAGACCGAGAAGCGCTCATCCATACTGCTTTCATAGGCAGCGGCCTGGATATTCTGCCCCTGCTTCACGCCGCTAGCGGCCTGCTTCGTCCCGACGCGCGTCAGGTAGAGACTGCCATCCGGCAGGTCGTAATACAGAACAGCGGCCCAGCGGGAGATCCGGTCAATCACTTCCTGTGATGACTCGCCCCAGTTAAGGGTGAACTGTGGAACAACGGTCTTAAACGCCACATCGCTGGAAACAGTGATGCCGTAGGGCTGTGCCAGCTTTTGTGCGATTTGCAGGGGAGTGACTTCGCTGATGACGTTGTTTTTCCAGTAGGCAGAGCAATCCACCAGATCCGCGCATTTACTGCGTCCTACGGCGCGCACCGCATGCCGGGCACGAGAAATCATCGGTGACCAGCGGTCTATGTAGCCGGTCAGAACGGTGTCCTCGCCAATTTTCACCACGCAGGCGCTACCCGGTTTAACGATCTGTTTTTCATCACTGCCGGGGTAATAATCCATTAGCCCCAGGTCAAAGTCTGACGGCAGGCATTCAATGCTGCGCGTCACCCGTACCGAATCCCAGCCAGATAAGATCTTGCCGTTAATGGTCAGGCTCAGTTCATCAGTCACGAGGTCAGGGCCTTAAAGCTGGTCGGCATGAATGCCGGGTGAATGGGATCGGCCATCTTTACGACGGCTTCGGTACGGCTGGCGTCCTGATAAAGCCGGTTGGCAATCGTCAGGGCCGGCAGAGGCAGGGCAAAGGTGACGGTCTGGACACGTGCCAAATCGGCGCCGTTATTGCCCAGCGTGGTCACGATATTTTCACGCAGCATCTGCAGCTGGGAATAAAGATCATCGTAAGCATTGTCCGCGGCCAGAAGCGCGACCGAATCCAGTACATCCACCACGCGGCGCGTCAGATCCATTGCTTCTTCATAGTTCGCGGGGGTGTACTGCGAGGCGGCATAAGCCATTGCGCTGGCGCTCAATGAGTTCAGGTAGATCCGCGCGGCCAGGGTGATTTGGGTTGCGGCCTTATCGGCGTAAACCGTGCTGTCTTCAAATGCAGAGAGGGCCTCCAGCAGGCCAATCAGATCCATGCCGCCGGCTGTAAGCCCAAGCAGCTCATCAAATACGGTTTGGATGGCCTTGGCAAAGCCCTCCACACTGCCCACCTCTCCAATGGCGGCCAGCGCCTTATCAATGGCCGCCTTATTCTGGATGGAGGCCGCCAGCTTGCTAGTGACCAGGCCGTCATAATCACCCGTGTCTGCGGTATCGTCGTTTGCCGTTGTGGCGCCCGCCGCATTCCCACCCACGCTGCCGGTGTTGTAGCGCCCGTAACGGGTGGTGCCGAACGTGCTTTTAAGGACGTTAGCCAGGTTGGTCGCCTGGGAAACGGTGTCCGTTACCATGCCGACCCAAAAGGCCGCGGTGCTTTTCAGGGTGGTGATGGCCGAGGAGAGCGCGCGTAGATCGCCTTTCACCTCCGCGATAAATTTTGCCGCCGTGGTGGTAATGGTGGACAGCCACGACGTCTTGACGGTGCTCGCCGCATCAGCAGAACTGGTGATCGCGAATACTTTCAGCCCGGATTCAACCGCATTCAGGGTAAACCGGAATATGCGCCCCTCCTCGAGGCTCTCGCTGATGGTCAGGCCGCCTTCAGGGATGCTTACCGTCAGCTCGCCCAGCGTGGGATGTACCAGCGTGCCGGCCCCGGCAGTCTCGGCGGCGGCAATCAGTGAATTGCGCTGGGTCATCACATCTGGGGCGGTATAAACCAGGCTGCTCTGAATGATGAAGCCGGTGAT encodes:
- a CDS encoding phage GP46 family protein: MMSDIKTLWDAGAGRGDWQQDAGGLTAGDDLETAIYISLFTDRQAREDDNFDGDDRKGWWGDAGADYPIGSRIWLLRRSKLSTTVANSAVSYAKEALQWLIDDGVIASVSITTQIVYPSRLYMAITYQKPDRTSSTVRYFWVWEN
- a CDS encoding DNA circularization protein, which gives rise to MTIVHDAISGLLGTSGDTWDWQSNLHAASFRGVPFAVEKGDAKFGRRLAVHEYPYRDSVWVEDMGRSTRRFTITGFIIQSSLVYTAPDVMTQRNSLIAAAETAGAGTLVHPTLGELTVSIPEGGLTISESLEEGRIFRFTLNAVESGLKVFAITSSADAASTVKTSWLSTITTTAAKFIAEVKGDLRALSSAITTLKSTAAFWVGMVTDTVSQATNLANVLKSTFGTTRYGRYNTGSVGGNAAGATTANDDTADTGDYDGLVTSKLAASIQNKAAIDKALAAIGEVGSVEGFAKAIQTVFDELLGLTAGGMDLIGLLEALSAFEDSTVYADKAATQITLAARIYLNSLSASAMAYAASQYTPANYEEAMDLTRRVVDVLDSVALLAADNAYDDLYSQLQMLRENIVTTLGNNGADLARVQTVTFALPLPALTIANRLYQDASRTEAVVKMADPIHPAFMPTSFKALTS
- a CDS encoding phage baseplate assembly protein V, with translation MDFPRLYRQLKMLLGIGRVTGMNDDGVIQILQYRTPLDVRGGTPRMAEFGFSSAPPIGSDVVVLSLGGDRSSQVIIGTNHKASRHTGLQAGESVVYNETAQFIKLTATGIEVEANGQPVTVSNATLVTINATDSVVMNTPKLQVNGDVIATGNITDNSGSNSATVKQLRDAYDSHTHIVKGVETGGGSVTSQAPGATV
- a CDS encoding phage baseplate assembly protein, which gives rise to MTDELSLTINGKILSGWDSVRVTRSIECLPSDFDLGLMDYYPGSDEKQIVKPGSACVVKIGEDTVLTGYIDRWSPMISRARHAVRAVGRSKCADLVDCSAYWKNNVISEVTPLQIAQKLAQPYGITVSSDVAFKTVVPQFTLNWGESSQEVIDRISRWAAVLYYDLPDGSLYLTRVGTKQAASGVKQGQNIQAAAYESSMDERFSVYTGVSMSVNPINELGGDAGYESVAVASATDPEAGAMRYRNRTVIVESTMLASDKAQQCIDWEMNRRYGRAKRLRVTVDSWRDSAGKLWEPNTLIPISLPVFGLDDELWLLGEVTFCKDEQGTVAEMVLMPPAAFSVEPYQFYADYREFT